DNA from Apostichopus japonicus isolate 1M-3 chromosome 15, ASM3797524v1, whole genome shotgun sequence:
acacactctccgcctgcatgaatgcataggttacgattatcatccgATAAACCAAAAATGGGAAAAGAGcgagagaaaaaaacttaaGTGATATACCTAATATATTAGTTCAGTAATGCTAGAAAAAAGTCATACATTGTAAAATAAGTATCATACATCGGATCGATCATCTGTTTGGGAGAATGGGATTTCATTTTCAGAACCATTTCAAAAGTTTGAGAGGATTAGTAAAGGCTATTTACAATAATATCACTACATAACACTAATAACAGCAACATTTTAGCCTACGCCTGGCGGGAAAAAATATGGTTATTCGAAATGAGTATTCACTTTTTAAATACAGATCACCAAATAGAGCCGTATACATTGTACGCGAATCAGAAATCACAAGTAGATGTTTCCGCATGAATGCAAGATTAATCGATATATGTTTACAAACAATGTTAACAATGACCAttaacacacatatataataatacatttttcATTTGGTCGAAAATGTGAAACCACATCCTACAAATGTATTCCCATGTCATGTGTCCCCCTTACCATGTTCTTTACATTGTGACGAATAGTTAATCCGCTGTTATTTCAACTCATCTATACAACTCtatctatatactgtatcaTTGGTGGATAATAACGCTGGAGCGTACACGTCTCAATGACACTGAAATGAAAGGTCTAACACATTCGAGGTGGAAGGGATAGGGGTAGGTGGGGGACAACTTACTTAAATGCTGCTTGTGATTGGCTTGCAAGGGCGGTAAAGACGTGCCACCAAGCAAAGAACTGAAACAGTCCTGACTTCGAATTGCCCTGTAAGAAAAGATAGAGcaatatacatttaaaaaagTCAGAGTAAATATTTACTGTTGTGTATACTGTATTTTGTAACTTGTACGCCATAATTGGTTGGTGAAATGTCGTTAAAGgatttctttttcattaaagGGAAGTACTCCTACCATTCATAGGTGCCATTTGTAATAAAAACGTTTGTTATGCAGAACTTGGCTCTCGCCAAATGTTAAGagcaaattaatgttttgtgAAGATATCGTTGCTTTAATTTAAACAATGTCACTTCATGATGTCGAACTTACCGAATCACACTGTATTTGTATTCTTAATTTGATTTTGACTAACGTCGTTTTAATAAACCTGAATTGTAAACATAGGACTTGTTATTCTAAACTTACCTAAGCTGCTCACAGAAGTTATTATCAATGAGCCATAGAGTAAAGGCCGCGACGTATAGAATCAACGGATAAATCAGAAGAAACTTGGAGTGTGTCATACGTCTgggaaaaaataaacaattatacTGGGTTATAGGAGTacaggaggggagggggggggtgatgcGGGGCAATGGTTCAGTAGAGGATGTTTGCTTTGCTTTAAGGTCGGAGAAGGAATATTACgggtgcaccccccccccctcccttcaacCTTACACGAAGTACTCATTCGCAAAACCTTGCGTTTAGGGCTACTTAGATAGACGTTATACTCTATATATGCCCCAGAAAGCACCATTTgacttttgcatttttttctgcAGAGGAATGGGAGTCCCACAATAAAACCACGGCAGCACCCTAAATAAAATACTTCATTCTCATTGGGCCCTCCCATAACGACTCTAGtcactacctaaatcagtcaggGGAACTTTGGAgtttatttacaatttataactttgtctactaatcccttgtctactaatc
Protein-coding regions in this window:
- the LOC139981511 gene encoding uncharacterized protein, translating into MTHSKFLLIYPLILYVAAFTLWLIDNNFCEQLRAIRSQDCFSSLLGGTSLPPLQANHKQHLRSVRIVLLDSDNFRQKMVNANKLNHGIPVTHPASYVTQG